The Quercus robur chromosome 7, dhQueRobu3.1, whole genome shotgun sequence genome has a segment encoding these proteins:
- the LOC126691893 gene encoding uncharacterized protein LOC126691893 has translation MGGKCPHRNVKKRRYSHKTHRRDKFLVKDIDMVYDQLKKPDEEKKPLPVDEDLPGMGQYYCLHCDRYFANVSVRDEHFKTKRHKKRVKQMMGPAPHTQLDADIASGMGMPDNGPKLMSM, from the exons atgggAGGAAAGTGCCCCCACAGAAATGTCAAGAAGAGACGCTACTCTCACAAAACTCATCGTCGCGACAAATTCCTCGTCAAagatatc GATATGGTTTATGATCAGCTGAAGAAGCCTGATGAGGAAAAGAAGCCTTTGCCTGTTGATGAAGACTTGCCTGGAATGGGCCAGTATTATTGCTTGCACTGCGa CCGATACTTTGCGAACGTGTCGGTGAGGGATgagcatttcaagacgaaacgtcaCAAGAAGCG TGTTAAGCAGATGATGGGGCCTGCACCTCATACTCAACTTGATGCTGACATAGCTTCTGGGATGGGTATGCCAGATAATGGTCCAAAGCTAATGTCGATGTga